The following coding sequences are from one Parabacteroides pacaensis window:
- a CDS encoding site-specific integrase, with the protein MTIKWYHIFLLDKENDKSDAKLRFRVRWGQNIVAFSLGFRVDTSKWSLDTQRCKNGTTHGKNKVMASVINREINRYEEAAEKIFNQFEKENKVPDKQTFREAFLKEVRNIEVPEELSEESVFLKAYNTFTKEMGFQNSWTDATYKKFATLKNHLLAFNNKITFSSLNEEGLNSFVAYLKDDADLRNSTIKKQIGFLKWFLRWANAKGYHDIRNFEIFSPKLKDTEKKVIFLEWDELMKVYNFEFPKNKRYLERVRDVFCFCCFTSLRYSDVANLKWHNVSDDYIMITTIKTADTLKIELNDYSKEILEKYRDYSFPDNKVLPVITNQKMNEYIKQVGYVCEINTPINITYYRGNKRIDEVYPKYKLLGTHSGRRTFICNALMLGISPEVVMKWTGHSDYKSMKPYIGITDSSKQEAMKLFNKNKSKQTHSPQNSPQTEKTTDNQ; encoded by the coding sequence ATGACTATCAAATGGTATCATATTTTTTTACTTGACAAAGAGAATGATAAATCTGACGCTAAACTTCGTTTCAGAGTACGATGGGGACAAAATATAGTAGCTTTCAGTCTTGGCTTTCGTGTCGATACCTCAAAGTGGAGCTTAGATACACAACGTTGTAAAAACGGCACTACGCATGGGAAAAATAAAGTGATGGCATCAGTTATTAATCGTGAGATAAATCGGTATGAAGAAGCTGCTGAAAAAATCTTCAACCAATTTGAGAAAGAAAACAAGGTTCCAGATAAACAGACATTCAGGGAGGCTTTTCTAAAAGAAGTCAGGAATATTGAAGTCCCGGAAGAACTTTCCGAAGAGAGTGTATTTTTGAAAGCTTATAATACTTTTACAAAAGAAATGGGATTTCAAAATTCTTGGACAGATGCTACCTATAAAAAATTCGCGACGTTAAAAAATCACTTATTGGCATTCAACAATAAGATAACATTTTCTTCACTAAACGAAGAGGGGCTAAACTCATTTGTAGCTTATCTTAAAGATGATGCGGATCTACGTAATAGTACCATCAAAAAGCAAATAGGTTTCCTTAAATGGTTTTTGCGTTGGGCTAACGCAAAAGGCTATCATGATATAAGAAATTTCGAAATATTCTCCCCTAAGCTAAAAGACACAGAGAAAAAAGTAATATTCCTTGAATGGGATGAGCTTATGAAAGTTTACAATTTTGAATTTCCAAAAAACAAACGTTACTTAGAGCGAGTTAGGGATGTGTTCTGTTTTTGCTGTTTCACATCTTTAAGATATTCAGATGTTGCCAATCTTAAATGGCATAATGTATCGGATGACTATATAATGATTACGACTATAAAGACAGCAGATACGCTAAAAATAGAGTTAAACGACTACTCGAAGGAAATATTGGAAAAATACAGAGATTACAGCTTTCCAGACAACAAGGTGCTACCAGTAATAACAAACCAGAAAATGAATGAATATATAAAGCAAGTCGGATATGTTTGTGAAATAAATACACCTATTAATATAACATATTACAGAGGGAACAAACGGATAGATGAAGTTTATCCAAAATATAAGCTACTAGGAACTCATTCAGGAAGACGTACATTTATCTGCAATGCTCTTATGCTCGGCATCTCTCCGGAGGTTGTAATGAAATGGACAGGGCATAGCGACTATAAGTCCATGAAACCGTATATAGGTATTACTGATTCATCTAAACAAGAAGCCATGAAATTATTCAACAAAAATAAGTCAAAACAAACACATAGTCCCCAAAATAGTCCCCAAACGGAAAAGACTACTGATAATCAGTAG
- the dnaB gene encoding replicative DNA helicase: MAENKRNTNKNTPQTAIPEIGRLQPQARELEEAVLGALMLEKDAYSMVSEILKPECFYEKAHELIYAAIVDLALSQRPVDMLTVTEQLKKRGDLETVGGAFYISQLTSKVASSAHIEYHARIIAQKYLARELISFTAMIQGKAFDETIDVEDLMQEAEGKLFEISQRNVKKDVTQINPIIKDAIELLQKAALQTEGLSGLRTGFDGLDKITAGWQNSDLIIIAARPAMGKTAFVLSMAKNMAVSFNLPVALFSLEMSNVQLVNRLIVNVCEIPGEKIKSGQLAPYEWEQLDFKIKELYDAPIYVDDTPSLSVFELRTKARRLVREHGIKCIIIDYLQLMNASGMNFGSREQEVSTISRSLKGLAKELNIPIIALSQLNRGVEARQGVEGKRPQLADLRESGAIEQDADMVCFIHRPEYYKITEDERGNSLVGLAEIIIAKHRNGAVGDVRLRFKSEFAKFMNVDEDVPVQEFTSSMAINGSDTPLPIAPKAPDFLTSVNKNEMPF; this comes from the coding sequence GCTTGAAAAGGATGCTTATTCGATGGTAAGTGAAATTTTAAAACCAGAATGTTTTTATGAAAAAGCTCATGAATTGATTTATGCCGCTATCGTAGATTTAGCTCTTAGTCAACGCCCTGTAGATATGCTTACTGTTACTGAACAATTAAAAAAAAGAGGGGATCTGGAAACTGTAGGGGGGGCTTTTTATATTTCACAACTTACAAGTAAAGTGGCTTCAAGTGCTCATATCGAATATCATGCACGTATTATTGCCCAAAAATATTTAGCGCGCGAATTAATTTCATTCACTGCGATGATTCAGGGAAAGGCTTTCGATGAAACGATTGATGTGGAAGATTTAATGCAAGAAGCTGAAGGTAAGCTTTTCGAAATATCTCAAAGAAATGTAAAGAAGGATGTTACTCAAATTAATCCGATTATTAAAGATGCTATTGAGTTGCTGCAAAAAGCAGCTCTTCAAACGGAAGGTTTAAGTGGTTTACGGACAGGATTTGATGGCTTGGATAAAATAACCGCTGGTTGGCAAAATTCAGACTTGATTATTATTGCAGCTCGTCCTGCCATGGGTAAAACGGCTTTTGTCCTTTCAATGGCAAAGAATATGGCTGTTAGCTTCAATTTACCTGTTGCTTTGTTTTCTTTGGAAATGAGTAATGTACAGTTGGTAAATCGTTTGATTGTAAATGTTTGCGAAATTCCAGGCGAAAAAATTAAGAGTGGACAGTTGGCACCTTATGAATGGGAACAACTCGATTTTAAAATAAAAGAATTGTATGATGCGCCCATTTATGTAGATGATACGCCAAGTCTCTCTGTATTTGAATTACGTACCAAAGCACGTCGTCTTGTAAGAGAACATGGCATTAAATGTATTATTATCGACTATCTTCAATTAATGAATGCTAGTGGGATGAACTTCGGTAGCCGGGAACAAGAAGTGAGTACTATTTCCCGTTCTTTAAAAGGTTTAGCAAAAGAATTGAATATTCCTATTATTGCACTTTCCCAGTTGAACCGTGGGGTAGAAGCCCGACAAGGTGTAGAAGGGAAGCGTCCGCAGCTGGCTGATTTACGTGAATCAGGGGCAATTGAACAAGATGCTGATATGGTGTGTTTTATTCATCGCCCTGAATATTATAAGATAACAGAGGATGAACGAGGAAATTCCTTAGTTGGTTTAGCCGAAATTATTATTGCGAAGCATCGTAATGGTGCGGTAGGGGATGTAAGACTTCGCTTTAAAAGTGAATTTGCAAAGTTTATGAATGTTGATGAAGATGTGCCAGTACAAGAATTTACTTCCAGTATGGCTATAAATGGAAGTGATACGCCACTTCCTATTGCTCCGAAAGCTCCTGATTTTCTTACATCAGTTAATAAAAACGAAATGCCTTTTTAG